The Deltaproteobacteria bacterium genome contains a region encoding:
- the rpmE gene encoding 50S ribosomal protein L31, which yields MKEGIHPKYATARIVCSCGHVIETRSTVPEIHVEICSSCHPFFTGTQKLLDTAGRIEKFRRKYGIQSEAQ from the coding sequence ATGAAAGAGGGTATACATCCGAAGTACGCCACGGCCCGCATCGTCTGCTCGTGCGGCCACGTGATCGAAACGCGCTCAACGGTGCCAGAGATCCATGTCGAAATCTGCTCCAGTTGCCATCCGTTTTTCACCGGTACGCAGAAGTTGCTGGATACGGCTGGGCGCATCGAAAAATTCCGGCGCAAGTACGGCATTCAATCCGAAGCGCAGTAG
- the lptC gene encoding LPS export ABC transporter periplasmic protein LptC, with protein sequence MRNRLRLSVVAIVLGLLGGIGFLITQSLRAQWKQEAAQTGLDLLPQIAQRIQDFHRIKTQDGRTVWEIAAREAQYLEDEHEVVVQEPMVRLFLKDGRSIGLSGQTGRISLDGRELRQVDLTGGIEVQFADYTVRTDRAQYLRATDRISSPQRVNITGRELDLSGDRMEVDVAAQRLRVFRNVEMTLRPGSHQEAPHDRPAPRP encoded by the coding sequence ATGAGAAACCGTCTCCGCCTGAGTGTTGTTGCGATCGTGCTAGGGCTGCTTGGGGGCATTGGTTTTCTGATCACCCAGAGCTTGCGCGCGCAGTGGAAGCAGGAAGCCGCGCAAACCGGCTTGGATCTGCTGCCGCAGATCGCGCAACGCATCCAGGATTTTCACCGCATCAAAACGCAGGACGGCCGAACCGTGTGGGAAATCGCCGCGCGTGAGGCGCAGTACCTGGAGGATGAGCACGAGGTGGTGGTGCAAGAACCCATGGTGCGGTTGTTTCTCAAAGACGGCCGCTCAATCGGCTTGAGCGGTCAAACCGGCCGCATCAGTCTCGACGGTCGCGAGTTGCGGCAAGTCGACCTGACGGGCGGCATTGAAGTGCAATTCGCCGACTACACCGTACGCACTGATCGCGCCCAGTATTTGCGCGCCACCGATCGGATCTCTTCGCCGCAACGAGTCAACATTACCGGCCGTGAGCTGGATCTGAGTGGGGATCGGATGGAAGTGGACGTAGCAGCGCAGCGGCTCCGCGTCTTTCGCAACGTCGAGATGACGTTGCGGCCCGGATCACACCAAGAGGCTCCCCATGATCGACCTGCGCCGCGCCCGTAG
- the lptB gene encoding LPS export ABC transporter ATP-binding protein: MLAAQHLCKRLGGRDILRDVSVNVRAGEVVGLLGPNGAGKTTTFYAIVGLIRPDRGAVLLDGEDVTRFPMYQRARKGISYLPQEPSVFRKLTVEENIRAILETLPLSHEERSERLAALLEELSIAHLAKNKAFSLSGGERRRVEITRALVTEPSFMLLDEPFAGIDPIAVLDIQNIVGQLRDRGIGVLITDHNVRETLGICDRAYILNAGAILEEGPPDAIANSPLAREIYLGERFTL; this comes from the coding sequence GTGTTGGCGGCACAGCATCTGTGCAAGCGGCTCGGTGGTCGCGATATCTTACGCGACGTGAGCGTCAACGTCCGCGCCGGCGAAGTGGTCGGCTTGCTCGGCCCCAACGGAGCCGGCAAGACGACCACTTTCTACGCGATCGTCGGCCTGATTCGGCCCGACCGTGGCGCCGTGCTGCTCGACGGCGAGGACGTGACCCGCTTCCCCATGTACCAGCGCGCGCGCAAGGGCATCAGCTATCTGCCGCAGGAGCCGTCGGTCTTCCGCAAATTGACCGTGGAGGAGAACATCCGCGCGATCCTCGAAACCCTACCACTCAGCCACGAGGAGCGTAGCGAGCGGCTGGCCGCACTCCTCGAAGAACTGAGCATCGCTCACCTCGCCAAGAACAAGGCCTTCTCGCTCTCCGGCGGGGAGCGCCGCCGCGTCGAGATCACCCGCGCCTTGGTCACCGAGCCGAGTTTCATGTTGCTCGATGAGCCGTTCGCGGGCATCGACCCGATTGCGGTGCTGGACATTCAGAACATAGTCGGTCAACTAAGGGACCGAGGCATCGGAGTGCTGATCACCGACCACAACGTGCGCGAGACGCTCGGGATTTGCGATCGCGCGTATATCTTGAATGCCGGGGCTATCCTCGAAGAAGGGCCACCGGACGCCATTGCCAATAGCCCGCTCGCGCGCGAGATCTACCTCGGCGAGCGCTTCACGCTGTAG
- the rpoN gene encoding RNA polymerase factor sigma-54 has product MALETRLYQKLSQQLVMTPQLRQAIKILQVSRAELEELIDQELTDNPALEEGIAQEAEEPERPRTEENLEPVSAEGADTWEEPVELPRETTSEVEPTNSNEIDWKEYLENYRNDWQGSTATPADFDDENRPSIENTLVRASSLTEHLIWQLRMSGLDPIEESVAALMIGNMDDAGYLRVAVEDVAFQSGQDIEIVERVLGRIQELDPPGVGARDLRECLLLQLHAEGQDDSLAAAIVKDHLILLESKRYDKIAKELNVTIEEVVAAAGTIATLEPKPGRNFGGGDTRYITPDVSVHKVDGELIVVLNEEGMPRLRVSAFYRNVLGNSETSDAKRYIQEKMRAAAWLIKSIHQRQRTLYLVTSSIVKFQREFLEKGIAHLKPLVLKDVAMDVGMHESTVSRATANKYVHTSQGIFELKFFFTSSLNRSDGGEDVSAESVKERIRNIIAAEDARHPLSDQHIAQTLAKESIDIARRTVAKYREMMAILPSSKRRQVF; this is encoded by the coding sequence ATGGCTCTCGAAACGCGTCTGTATCAGAAACTCAGCCAGCAACTGGTGATGACGCCCCAGCTGCGTCAAGCCATCAAGATCCTGCAGGTCTCTCGCGCCGAACTCGAAGAACTCATCGATCAGGAACTGACCGATAACCCGGCGCTCGAAGAAGGGATTGCGCAGGAAGCCGAAGAGCCCGAGCGGCCACGCACCGAGGAGAACCTCGAACCGGTGTCCGCCGAGGGCGCCGATACCTGGGAAGAGCCGGTCGAGCTGCCGCGCGAAACCACCAGTGAAGTCGAACCTACCAACTCCAACGAAATCGATTGGAAGGAGTACCTCGAGAACTATCGCAACGATTGGCAGGGGTCGACCGCGACGCCGGCCGACTTCGACGATGAAAATCGGCCGTCGATCGAGAACACGCTGGTGCGCGCGTCGTCGCTCACCGAACACCTGATCTGGCAGCTGCGTATGTCCGGCCTCGATCCGATCGAGGAGTCAGTCGCGGCGCTCATGATCGGCAACATGGACGACGCCGGCTACCTGCGCGTCGCGGTCGAAGATGTTGCGTTCCAGAGCGGACAAGACATTGAGATCGTCGAGCGCGTGCTCGGACGGATTCAGGAACTCGATCCCCCCGGTGTCGGCGCGCGTGATTTGCGCGAGTGTTTGCTCCTGCAGTTGCACGCCGAGGGGCAGGATGACTCGCTAGCGGCCGCCATTGTCAAGGACCATCTCATCCTGCTCGAAAGCAAACGCTACGACAAGATTGCCAAGGAGCTCAACGTCACCATCGAAGAGGTTGTCGCAGCCGCCGGCACCATCGCGACGCTGGAGCCCAAACCCGGCCGGAATTTCGGTGGCGGTGATACGCGGTACATCACACCGGACGTGTCGGTCCACAAGGTCGATGGCGAACTCATCGTGGTGTTGAACGAAGAGGGCATGCCGCGCTTGCGCGTGAGCGCGTTCTACCGCAACGTGCTCGGCAACAGCGAGACCAGCGACGCCAAGCGCTACATCCAGGAGAAGATGCGCGCCGCCGCCTGGCTCATCAAGAGCATCCACCAACGCCAACGAACGCTCTACTTGGTGACCAGCAGCATCGTGAAGTTCCAGCGCGAGTTTCTCGAAAAGGGCATTGCGCACTTGAAACCGCTGGTACTCAAGGACGTCGCGATGGACGTCGGCATGCACGAGTCGACCGTTAGTCGCGCCACGGCGAACAAGTACGTTCATACCTCGCAGGGAATCTTCGAGCTGAAATTTTTCTTCACCTCCAGCCTCAACCGCAGCGACGGTGGCGAAGATGTCTCGGCCGAGAGCGTGAAGGAGCGCATCCGTAACATCATCGCCGCCGAAGACGCACGCCATCCGCTCAGCGATCAACACATCGCCCAAACGCTAGCCAAAGAGAGCATCGACATCGCGCGCCGTACCGTCGCCAAGTACCGCGAGATGATGGCGATCCTGCCGTCGTCGAAACGGCGGCAAGTGTTCTGA
- the raiA gene encoding ribosome-associated translation inhibitor RaiA: MSVTVTFRHVRPTDALRRYAETKTERLQKFVHHPLDAHVVLEVDKHRHIAELVVAADRMRFTATEETGDLYSAIDLAMAKVERQVAKRTTKRKARKHDNSVNDVPAAPARATRARRGPVVETERVTVKPMSVEEGVMQMNVLKKDVFLFKNAATDEIGVIYRRRDGNYGLIEPEVA, encoded by the coding sequence ATGTCTGTGACGGTAACTTTCCGGCATGTGCGGCCGACCGACGCGTTGCGTCGCTACGCCGAGACCAAGACCGAGCGCCTGCAGAAGTTCGTCCACCATCCCCTCGACGCCCACGTGGTGCTCGAAGTCGACAAGCACCGCCACATCGCGGAGCTCGTCGTGGCCGCCGACCGCATGCGTTTCACCGCCACCGAGGAGACCGGCGATCTATACTCCGCCATCGACCTCGCCATGGCGAAGGTCGAGCGGCAGGTCGCCAAGCGCACCACCAAGCGCAAGGCCCGCAAGCACGACAACTCGGTGAACGACGTGCCCGCTGCCCCGGCCCGCGCCACGCGCGCCCGACGCGGCCCGGTGGTCGAGACCGAGCGCGTCACGGTGAAGCCCATGTCGGTCGAGGAGGGCGTAATGCAAATGAACGTCCTCAAGAAAGATGTGTTTCTGTTCAAGAACGCCGCCACGGATGAGATCGGGGTCATCTACCGGCGGCGCGACGGCAACTACGGCTTGATCGAGCCCGAGGTCGCCTGA
- a CDS encoding PTS sugar transporter subunit IIA codes for MKISEILSDQLVIPSLQGQTKETVVRELAEHLAAQYPAINAERLVEVLWERERLGSTAIGDGIAIPHGKLPGLHEVLGAFGRHLQGVDFQSLDGRPTQLFFLLVAPDDSVGQHLKALARVSRLLKDRAFRLRLLAAPDQTELCRIIREEDERL; via the coding sequence ATGAAGATCAGCGAGATCCTGTCGGATCAATTGGTCATCCCGTCGCTCCAGGGACAAACCAAGGAGACGGTCGTGCGCGAGTTGGCCGAGCACCTCGCGGCGCAGTACCCGGCGATCAACGCCGAGCGTTTGGTGGAAGTGCTGTGGGAACGCGAACGCCTCGGCAGCACGGCGATCGGCGATGGCATCGCCATTCCGCACGGCAAGCTACCCGGGTTGCACGAAGTGCTCGGAGCCTTCGGGCGCCACCTGCAGGGCGTCGACTTTCAGTCCCTCGACGGTCGCCCGACGCAGCTGTTTTTTTTGCTCGTCGCGCCCGACGATTCCGTCGGCCAACATCTCAAGGCACTGGCGCGCGTGTCGCGTTTGCTGAAGGATCGCGCGTTCCGCCTCCGCTTGCTGGCGGCGCCCGACCAGACCGAACTTTGCCGCATCATCCGGGAGGAGGATGAACGGCTCTAA
- the rapZ gene encoding RNase adapter RapZ — protein MAGAGKSTAIHVLEDLGYYCIDNLPVVLLPRLLELCETATEGITRVALGIDLREREFLHGYPAILDDLQRQGWRVEILFLDAADDVLMRRFSETRRPHPLAGDDGPLAGIAREREAIAGLRERADRVIDTSVLNVHQLRGELTRLYASGLQKGTLRLLLTSFGYKFGLPTDAEMIFDARCLTNPFFVDELRDRDGLDATVARFVLDRDEGRQFLKRISGLLELVLTLYQREGKASLAVAVGCTGGRHRSVAIVERLSAIFAEKGLATQIRHRDLGR, from the coding sequence ATGGCCGGTGCCGGCAAGAGCACCGCTATCCACGTCCTCGAAGACTTGGGATACTATTGCATCGACAACTTGCCGGTGGTGTTGCTGCCGCGCTTGCTCGAACTGTGCGAAACCGCGACCGAAGGGATCACCCGCGTCGCCCTCGGCATCGACCTGCGTGAGCGCGAGTTCCTGCACGGCTACCCGGCGATCCTTGACGACCTCCAGCGGCAAGGCTGGCGCGTGGAGATTCTCTTCCTCGACGCCGCCGATGACGTGCTGATGCGTCGCTTCAGCGAGACCCGTCGGCCCCACCCGCTCGCGGGCGACGATGGGCCACTCGCCGGCATTGCGCGCGAGCGTGAAGCGATCGCCGGGCTCCGCGAACGCGCCGACCGCGTCATCGACACCAGCGTGCTCAACGTTCATCAGTTGCGCGGCGAGCTGACGCGGCTCTACGCGTCCGGTCTGCAGAAGGGTACGCTGCGGTTGCTGCTGACCTCGTTCGGCTACAAGTTCGGACTGCCCACCGATGCCGAGATGATCTTCGATGCGCGCTGCCTCACCAACCCGTTCTTCGTCGACGAATTACGCGATCGCGACGGGCTTGATGCCACGGTCGCTCGGTTCGTGCTCGATCGCGACGAGGGGCGCCAGTTCCTCAAGCGGATCAGCGGCCTGTTGGAACTCGTGCTCACGCTCTATCAGCGTGAAGGCAAAGCGTCGCTCGCGGTGGCCGTAGGCTGCACCGGCGGACGGCACCGGTCGGTGGCGATCGTCGAGCGATTGAGCGCGATCTTCGCTGAAAAGGGTTTGGCCACGCAGATACGCCACCGCGACCTCGGGCGCTGA
- a CDS encoding HPr family phosphocarrier protein, giving the protein MEPARRTFEVQNRLGLHMRAAAMLVQTANKYDAQVTITKDGQSVDGKSIISLMMLAAAQGSVIEIEAVGSQAEELLDALGALFDRKFDEE; this is encoded by the coding sequence ATGGAACCGGCGCGGCGAACCTTCGAAGTCCAGAACCGCCTCGGCTTGCACATGCGCGCAGCCGCGATGCTGGTGCAGACCGCGAACAAGTACGACGCGCAGGTCACCATCACGAAAGATGGTCAGAGCGTCGATGGCAAGAGCATCATCAGCTTGATGATGCTGGCCGCCGCGCAAGGCAGCGTGATTGAAATCGAAGCCGTGGGCTCGCAAGCGGAAGAACTCCTCGACGCCCTCGGTGCGTTGTTCGACCGCAAGTTCGACGAAGAGTGA